AACTGGATTGTTGTGTATTTGCGGGAATTTCTTGCGGTGGATATTGTGCAGGCCGGCGGCATTTTGTCTTTGTTCTGGGCCTTTATGACACTGGGAAGACTGAGCGCCGGATTGATTACGAGATATATCAGAGTTGACTATTATATTATAGGTTCGGCGACATTGGCATTTTTTTCCTATCTGACGGTTTTATTGCTGAAGAACACTTACTTGATCATGATTGCTGCAAGTTTTATGGGGCTGTTTTTTTCCGGCCTGTATGCTTCGTTGGTCTCTTATGGTACGATGCAATCTAAACAGGCGTCTTCTAAGCTGGTGAATTTTTATATTTCCATAAGCTCTGTCGGAAGTATCTTGTGTTTTCTTCTGTCCAGCGCAGTGAATCAATACTTTGGGGTGTACTGTAATCTTCTGTTAAGTGCAGGAGCCATGGGCATGGTTGCGTTGCTTGTTGGCATCACGATGTTCATTAACAAGTCCCAAAAGCAGAATATACAAACCGGATAAGGAAGGTGGTCTTATGGAAGAGTTTCAATTATATACGCCGGAGGAAGGATTTATTGAGATTACTTCGCAGGTGATGGCAGCGGTAGCGCGCAGTAAGGTAGAAGAAGGTCTATGCCAGGTGTTTGTGCCACATACGACGGCAGGTGTAACCATTAATGAAAATGCTGATCCGGATGTAGTTACAGACATGCTGAAGGCTCTGGACCATATGGTGCCCAGTCTGGCTTATCGACATGATGAAGGCAACTCGCGGGCCCATATGAAAAGTTCTTTGCTAGGCTGCTCGCTAGTTATAGCCATTACTAGGGGAAAACTAGTGTTAGGCAGATGGCAGGGAATTTACTTCTGTGAATTTGACGGACCCCGAAGCAGACGCTATTGCGTTCATGTTATCAGGCAGGCTGAGTCTATATAAGTAAGTAGGCTTATAGTTGTAGAAAAAAATTGTCGAATTATCTGTTGACATAAATAACAGGGCATGCTATTATATAAAAGTCGCTGAACAGGGCGGCAGGAAATGGTAAGAAAGCCAACAAAAAACAGGTTGACAGGCAAAAGCCGATGTGATAGTATATAAAAGCTGTCGCAAGGCGGCGGTCAACAGGAACTGCGGTAACGCAGTCCGGTGTTCTCTGAAAACTGAACAATGTAAGGTATAAACAATATGCCAGATGTGCGGACTCGTATCACTTAGGTGATACAGTCACAATAAATAATTCTTTAAACAATTATAGAGCCATCAAAAGGCTCCATCAAATGGGAAGTCACTACCGTGACCTTGAACTTTTGTCTGTGTATACAGACGAGAAAGAGAGAGGCGCATGGACGACATACTTTTATGGAGAGTTTGATCCTGGCTCAGGACGAACGCTGGCGGCGTGCCTAACACATGCAAGTCGAACGGTCTGGTGTTTAACACCAAACGCTACATGCTAACCGGGGAATCACAATTGAGCCGCGTCTTATGAACGAGCGAAGCGAGTTCATCACGCATCTTCAAAGTGACTAACCGGAAAGTAAGAGCGATTGGTGTTGAACGCCAGGTAGTGGCGAACGGGTGAGTAACGCGTAAACAACCTGCCT
This genomic window from Propionispora vibrioides contains:
- a CDS encoding secondary thiamine-phosphate synthase enzyme YjbQ, whose amino-acid sequence is MEEFQLYTPEEGFIEITSQVMAAVARSKVEEGLCQVFVPHTTAGVTINENADPDVVTDMLKALDHMVPSLAYRHDEGNSRAHMKSSLLGCSLVIAITRGKLVLGRWQGIYFCEFDGPRSRRYCVHVIRQAESI